The [Pseudomonas] carboxydohydrogena genome includes a window with the following:
- a CDS encoding invasion associated locus B family protein encodes MMLRMLAPVTAVALIGWMAVPVPVQAQTPKTQSHSSSSHSSKAKPAAKSSKAKSTAKPAAAHAGGAEPTLVGQYATWGAYVAIPNGKKVCFALAKPSSSKTNPPNRPRDPGYAFVSTRPAEKVANEVSIMIGYQIKPGSDSTLNIGNARYAMYAQGDGLWIKNAAEEDRLIDAMRKGADATVKATSSKGTETTDVFSLKGLSQALDKVAQECRK; translated from the coding sequence ATGATGTTGCGGATGCTGGCACCTGTGACCGCGGTCGCGCTCATTGGATGGATGGCCGTGCCTGTTCCGGTGCAGGCCCAGACTCCCAAGACTCAATCTCATTCGTCCAGTTCTCATTCGTCCAAGGCCAAGCCCGCCGCGAAATCCAGCAAGGCGAAATCGACGGCCAAGCCTGCGGCGGCGCATGCCGGAGGCGCGGAGCCGACGCTGGTCGGCCAGTACGCGACCTGGGGCGCCTATGTCGCCATACCGAACGGCAAGAAGGTCTGCTTCGCGCTGGCCAAGCCCTCGTCCTCGAAAACCAATCCGCCGAACCGGCCGCGCGATCCCGGCTACGCCTTCGTGTCCACCCGTCCCGCCGAGAAAGTGGCGAACGAGGTGTCGATCATGATCGGCTACCAGATCAAGCCGGGCTCCGATTCCACGCTGAACATCGGCAACGCGCGTTACGCGATGTACGCGCAGGGCGACGGCCTGTGGATCAAGAATGCCGCCGAGGAGGACCGCCTGATCGACGCGATGCGCAAGGGCGCGGACGCGACGGTGAAGGCGACCTCCTCCAAGGGCACCGAGACCACCGACGTGTTCTCGCTGAAGGGGCTGTCCCAGGCGCTCGACAAGGTCGCGCAGGAGTGCCGGAAATAG